atgtccaagctacgctacggtggTCGGAGGCGGTCAAtacctcgccgggaagccaccttcccggccttgccaacatacCTGCACAACatgctttctacactagaatagttatgttttgcatcccacattggaaagcAAGTGTAAGAGGGGAGGcttccttacctataaaagggacctccACTCACTTAGAtcaccatcccattacatcttttgtagtCCCTttaggccgcaaggcccaaacacactagttaagctttcaagtagACGTAGTCTCCagctaaggcgggagatgaaccactatacttcttgtggaCTATAGAACATAAGTCTGCATCTCTGTTTTCTATTTAGCTTAGACCCTTTGCCGCTCACAGACCCAATCATACACATTATTTGATTATTAAATAGTGAACACATgcttcactactacaaaaacatgatttaaggacacctaaacagtgtccttaaatacatacaaggactctttaaaaaagagtcctctatccgGGTGTCATTGTAAGTCCCAAACAAGGACACCAGAAACGTGTCCTCTTATCTATACAAGGACACAGTTTATGTGTCCTAATAGCTGTGGACATGGTGTCCTTAAATCTATAAGAGGACACTTAAATTGCATCCTTATATTATCAAATaagtgtcctcttttctatatgaggacacacaaattgtgtcctaaaaACTCTGAAAATGGAGACCTTAAATTCATAAGAGGACACAGAAAATAAACTCTCatatgtgtcctcttttctattCTAGGACACTCAAATTGTGTCCTCAAATATTTGAAAATGGAGTCCTTAAATCAATAAGAGGACACAAAAAATACATTCCCATATGTCTTCTTTTATGTACTAGGACACATATAGGAATGCATTTTGTGTCCTATTTTCTGTACATTCCCATCAAATTTGCATACGTATGACACATCAACAAGTCTTTATAATATGAGAACTGATATAGAAAACATCCAATAACAAGTAGTCCACAAACACCATATGTCCATATCATTAAAAGAGAGTATAGAACCAAAATGTCCTACTCTACTGTTTTGACCAATTTAATTCAAAGTTACTGCTACACTAAGTAGGCTTCGAATATCTACAACTAATTTGATTCATACCAGAGGTAAGAAATCTGCATTTACATATGCTATGCCTCATGGAGCTCCATTCCATGGAAAGAGACGTGCGTGCAGATTGTGATACttgttcttccttcttccttttccTCCTCACATCACCGTGCCATTACTTTAGAATGCCAACCATATTATCTTCTAGTATCTTACCCTTGAATTGTGAACCCATCTGTGTGTACATATAAAGAAGAAGTCAGATATCAACCAAATTTTATCCTCAAATTTCATTTGATGAAAATCAAAAGTTTTTCTGGTTAGAGCAATATGTATTATAGTTATGACCATATCAGTTCAAATATACTTCACCTGTGTTACAAGTGCATACGGAGGAAGAGTAATGTAGCTGCAGCGGACTTAGGTGGTCACCCTGAGAAATTAAAAGGGCTTTAGGGTCACTAATATGAACACGGCGTGCTCATTCAGAGAGCATGGAAggttcaaataaataaaaattcaagaAACTAGATCTAGCTGCAATATACAGCAAACTTGGAAACAGTGGAGCTGGCACAAGGAAGCATATTACACAAAGCCTATAGGTATAGAACTTGCagtaaaaggaaaaataaagagattgaaACGTTTTATCATCAGATTCATCAATAAAGACACCTTAGGAATCGTACGCAATTGTCCACACATCAAAACATTTCGCTTCTTCAACTTCTCCTCGATGCGTCCTATTCCTGGAAGCATCTTGATGGGAAGTTCATATAAATAATCATGCACCTAATATAAAAACCATAAAATATAAGCAAGCCAGACTGCACATAATATTCATGATGACAAGCACAACAGTTGCAAGTATTAAGAATATATGCTTGTAAGTGTTGTGAAATAGGTTACTACCTAATTCAACAACATGCATATTAACAAAAACACAACTGAAGAAATAAGTGTTgagaagataaataaaatagGTTTCCAAAAGCTTACTTCTACTTTTCTGCAATGCTTATGTAGAATTCATAGAACTGATCAGCTACCTGCACAACTGATCATATGTGTCATAGATATCCACTAAACTTGCTAAAGTGAGGatataagaaacaaagaagatAACTAGCAACAATTCAAGGCATAAGACATTGATGTCCTCCAATAACCTACATCCTCATACGCTTCAAAATCATAAGGAAAAATGACAAGTTATGGACAAAGAGCCTTAGCATCTCTGACAAACATCGCAGCCCTCAATCCTGAAAATACACATTAAAAATACTTTTAACCACACAGAACATACCCAGTGGAAACAAAAGAATGAtcgacaggaaaaaaaaaaaatgcaacgaAAAATTGTTACCAAAACAGACCATAATCTTGAGCAGAGTAGTTTGCAGATAAAATTTCAGCAGTGTCCTTTGGATTATCAGAATGACGTACAGCTACAGGCCTATCCTTAAGTTCAGGGTGTTTCCTGATGACCAcgaacacacacaaaaaaagtcCTACAACATATTTAGGAACAAAATTAGGAAGTAAAAGTCCTGCCTGTCCTGGAGCTGGTGCAGCGATACCTAAGAAAACTGGGCAAATCATAATCTTATACATTAATTATATCCAACTGCAGAAACAATTTAGGCGACTTCCACATGTGGTACCGTGCTCTATGATCAGTTGATAACACATAACAAAAAGAGAATTAAACCTTACAAGGATAAACGCTTTGGAACAAAGAGAATCATCTGAACACACCCAAATTGAATTCCTGCAAGCTTACGACTGAGTTCTTGTagataagaaaaagaaacaagaaactttctatcatttctaacttttttatgaaattattcAAGCTTTCGACATTGATACTTAGTTCAACTATTATAAAACAGTACATATATCAAATACAGAAGTTAATTTGCATAAGAAGTTTATCTTTTAGCTCAAAtaaagaagatatataatacctcAAGATAGTTGTTCCTATCAATCTTCTTAAGGCAAATGATAAGTACCCTGACAGCTTTACTGAAATTTTTTAAGTCCCTGAGGCATTCATCAGTTAACATAGAAAATTTTAGTTTCATGTACATTTAAGCATTAATAGGccaaaaaaatttatgttaAGTCCCTAAGGCATTCATCAGTTAACATAGAAAACTTTACTTTCATGTACATTTAAGCATTAATAGGCCAAAAAATTTATGATAATCataaaaccatgaaacaaactaCTTGTGAAGATTATCATAGCTTGCGACATAGCTTCTAGTGTTTGTTTTGCTTTGCTAGCATTGCTTGCGACATGAGTAAATTGACCCATCTATATGCTGACCAGAATGGAACACATGCACATATGAACAATATGCTTTGATGTAGTACAATAATCAGGAGTACAAACATAGCTCTTAAAAGCATCCCCAAGTTTCCATGAGAATAATGGAAATCTCCAAAATCATTGTAGCCCATTCTTATGCTTTCTTTGATCAGATTTGTCTGCAGAAAAGCATTAGAAGGCAGAGTGAGACATCATAGAAAGAGCTAATGGGAACTGCACAAATAAGTTCAAAATATAAAGTTGCATTTGGCAACATCCCTGAAGTTGATTTTTTTCAGCTTGTTTGATGACACCAAAGAACAGTGAAAGATACTTCAATTGAACAAAAATCACGAATCCATGATCTGGGATGTATGTTTTAGCATAAAAGCCACGTCTACCACCTCCTTATCAaccataaaataaagaaaagaattcaTTCGAACCCTTTTAAATCTTTCCACTCTCATCCACCAAAATATGTGCAAATAAGCTAAAATCGAGGAGTGCTGACCAACATTGCCTTAAAGACAAACAATAGCGTATAACTCTCTTGTACCTTATTAGAATAGCTTATTAATAACCATATTTATAGATACTggataacccaaaaaaaaaaaattctagcaaACACATTGTCTTAAAGATAAACAATGGACCTGATTAGAATAGCTCATCCATAACCATAGTTGTAGATACAGCAtaaccctaaaacaaaaaattctaGCAAACACATTTCAGTATAAACCTCAATCTCTCTGCACTGTCCACACAGACATAGGATGCGAAACCAAGTACACCATAAGCAATACAAATATAATTAAGCCACACAATCACAATCAACCCAGCAAAAGCCAGAACCCAAagcaataaaacaaaaacaaagtaaaCATAACCATAGGCAAAACCTACAAACACAACAATTATACCCCAAATTTGAGGTGACGGTTCTCAAGACCAGAAGACATTACATACAATATTCATCTGAATGAGCGATAGTGGAGGGGAACATGTTGCTGCTGCTCCTTCGATCAAGTGCCTTCGTATGCCACTCGGACGAGCCTCACACAAGTGACCCAGCCATTGAATCTGAATCATCGAGTTGCATCGGGTTCGACAAGAGAGAAGACTTAATTGAGATTACCCAAAAAGAATAATCCCTGAATCCAAGTCAACCCAAGGGCCACGAAGTTCAATTTGGTGGGTGACATCGAGATCGGAGAGAAAGAGCAAGAGGGGCTGTGGGAGAAAACGAGGGTTTGAGGGAAATATGGCATTTCAATTAGAAAACAGATTTAGTAGAGGCAGATCGAGAAGGTGAGAAAATCACCCATGGTGAGTGAATTTGTTTCACTCAAAGCCTTAGATCTGAGCTCCAATTTGTTTCATTCAATGAGGAAGTGATGCagatgagacagagtgagaGAGCGGTCCACTAAGATGTGCGTGggaaaacaaaaattgagaATTTGAACTTTTGGCAAAAAAAGGGCGAGCCGCGCCTGTTTTCTCGAGGTCGTCCTTGAAAGGTTACTAGGACACCTCAATAAAAATGTGTGCTTATAGGGCGTCCTAATAGCCCATAATTGTAGTAGTGCTTCATGCTTCATTTTAGATTATATATGAATGTTGTTGATATATGATTGCATATATACTAGAACTAGCTTGCTCATACCAAAATGAGTCAAATGCTCCAAGTTCATCACAATTACCAGTTAGTGCCATGTATTAATTGTATGCCTATGTCCACTTATCATTACTTACTCCACTTGCAGCATACATACCCTTTCTATATTGGTATGCCACCGTTAGGTGGATCCATGTGTAACCACATACATAAATGTCTATTAATCAATGACTACGTGCATATAGTTAGCTTGATAAGCTTGCAGCTTGTCTGCATGATAAAGTTGATTCTCCATAAATTCATCATCAATTTGAATTCATATATGTGACACACAATCACACATATCATCTGTCAACTAGCTATGAACATGATTTGTACACTTTGCTCAATtgatacatatattcaaataaTTGGCCTATCTCATCAAGTATATATGCAAGATACTAGTGTTGATTTTACGTACTCATGTACTAATCACctatattttgtttcaaggagacATAATCACCGATCACCTCTCCAATTAGCAAAATCATCATCCTTCTACTAAGGAACTTCGCCGGAGCAATGgtgcgtcatgcttggacaactctaacatgatttgggtacttttatcaatttcaactccaactcactccaaattggcataagataagtaactatattttatcttttacgctcttgcaattagagctattgccatgccttcacatgcttttactacttctaagcatgcctacaatatatcacacttgatatgcatttacatgtcTTCATGATCCTTAGGCATGTTTGCAACAcacaaaaatgttattagcaactttactacaagtacatgctatacacatacatgcttaaattcactTTCATGTTACATTCATCTAGAAACTTGTGAGacttacgacttaattaaacatgctcggataaacgacttgctcaggttacgactcgcttgggtatcgagtatggccatGACTTGTGCTTGGGCCACGCCCCGCATGCTTGCACAGCGCCTACacgctcaactacacccaacttgctcgatcatgtccaacatgctttaatTAAGGTTCCAAGTTCACAAACACTTCATACTAGTCACCAGGAGCTACTCCtgaaattttatatggacaacCATCACACTTGCCACTGTCTATTATGCATGTTACATGGTCATAAGATCCATATATTATTGCTTGCCATACTTATTTGtcattgttcatacaattatAAACTTTACATATACTCTATATGTAAACATATGGTCTAGCCTTCGGgcaccatactttgtcaaaTTCTCCCCACAGAAAAGAGACCGAAACGGGtctagactccacgagtctatggtttacgaccaaccgccaagcggtaaggcaacgcctcataatgacgatGACTGCTACGCGGCATTACattcaagcttttctcctccgggaaagagtaaagggatgGGTTAACACAGCCCACAGCAGCCATTGATCCAGCAGGTaacccccgacgcttgggtattaaagattaggttcgctacctagCACCCACTACTtaaacgcagctcccctcatcaaacaattttccgaccatacggaggtctacagccaggagtgggggactccttcgagggcctagcaggggcccacccgaaagggcataagcgttcgctccgaccaattctagatggatgacatacttgcactaattatgctcgcaATACGGCGTAAAgttacgctttggtatcaaccccgcaagaaaaccctccttcactggggacttcggggacttgtacatacagcccagcataattagcaacgttTACGTTTACGCCTCAGGGCATCATattcgagcttcccgctcacgagctctaacgctcaggCCTCAGTGGCACCGCCATGctttcacgctcatgcctcagcggcaccgccgagatACGCTCTTGCCTCAGCGGAAATCCCCAAGctttcacgctcatgcctcagcggcaccgccgagctttcacgctcttgcctcagcTGCACCCCCGAGCTCCAAACTCAAGCCTTCACGGCACCCTGAGCTTCCTCTCACGAGCTCTgcactcacgccttcgcggcatccAAAGCTTCCTCTCACGCCTTCGTGGCACCacaagcttccgctcacgccttcatggcacccccgagcttcccgctcacgccttcgcggaaaccccgagcttcccgctcactccTTCACGACAACCCCGAGCTTcttgctcatgccttcccggcaacccataagcttaccgctcatgccttctcggcaaccATCGaccttcccgctcacgagcttcctctcactccttcgcggcaccccgagctccagctcatgccttcctggcaaccatccagcttcccgctcatgccttcccggcaaccctcgagcttcccgctcatgccttcccagcaaccctcgagcttcccgctcatgccttcccggcaaccccgagctttcacgctcttgccttccgGCATTCCTAAGCTTTACACTCACTTCTCCTCGACATAGtgcacattaatggaacattgaattcttctaccatttgttgaTTACctcaaatcgaattcttttcgtgttccattaatacgagcgaaaaccaaacaaacacaagttcACGTATTCGTCGCTCATGAGTTACAAACACTTGCATTCATgacactcatgcaacttacaccaaCCGTAACCTCGTCCTCGTTCGTTCTCTTATGCatcacgcatttatcatatgcaaatCCGTTTGCTCACACAACCATACACGTTCTCAAGTTTGTACGTCATAAACGATTATACTCGTCGCCATTCACacgtatacatcaacatgtatcatacACATcgtacattcgtatatgccaacgcatatcaatgcaactcacaatcgttgcccaatacaacaagcattctacatacgCATGAGCCTATATTTGTTGAAGActcccttcttgcttacagagttcggggacttgtaggggcttgGCGCCGCCCGTGTgtcacttatgcttgatgacattatgtttataactccccaaccaagaagcacctcttacttggggacttcagggacttggatacctctactagcaaggctattttctatgtcaccaagcatatatcacacCCTCTTTGGGGGGCCCACAATCCATGGTGGGACCCAATCgcgacatgcatcccgtagtcCGATGTCCAAGCTATGCTACGGTGGTCGGACGCGGCCAATACCTCGacaggaagccaccttcccggccttgccaacatacctccataacatgctttctacactagaatagttatgttttgcatcccacattggaaagcAAGTGTAAGAGGGGAGGCTTCCTTACATATAAAAGGGACCTCCAATCACTTAGAtcaccatcccattacatcttttgtagtccctttgggccgcaaggcccaaacacactagttaagctttcaagtggacgtagtctcccactaaggcgggagatgaaccactatacttcttgtgtgtctctctctttcttctctctctttacttaacgttaattagacccctagGTCACAAACATCAACAATTGATAAGTCCAAGTGGGAGACTGTAAGGTTCTGTGGACTAATCAATATCAACTAAAGTTACAGTAACTTATTACTCTTCATACAGAACATGTAATTGGACTAAGTTATGTTGTGCTAATTGCATTCCTGTTACAATAAGGATATGAAGATTGTATTACATGGCCATGCCTTATTACATTAGGTAAAACTGTTCTGTACACACTTCAGGAATATAGTTCCTATTGCTAATAGGTTTAGGAAAACCTTTATGGGAAGGAGCCTAAACTAAAGCCTATATATAGGACTACTTGGTCCCTGCTCTAGCTATCAGCAACCATCATCAATTGAGAATTCATAATCTCTGCCCATTGGAGACTCTCACTAAAGGATAGCTCAGAGGAGAACGAACCAAGTACATCAGCTCACAAATTCAAACTATTGTCTTCATCAATGGCTGCAGCTCCAGGTAAATTTATGTATTCTTATATTGAGCCCAATGATCATATGCATGCTTTCCAGTTTTCAACTTATATCACAAAGTGCTCACGTGATACTGAAAAATtaagggatgagagagagaatacATTCAGGGTCGGATTCTGTCGACGATATATGTTATAACAGAAATGCTCTTGATGCACAAGATCAAACAATAAAAAAGTCGAGTCGTGAAAAAAGAGTTTCTGCAGAGAAATCATTTTCTAATCCTTTTATATTTTACAGGGTCTTGTATATATTGTTCATCAATTTGTTGACTTTATACATACAACTCTTCCTAGTTCACTTTGTGCCATCTACAACGTCTAGtgatgcaaggaaagaaaatacCATATGATATCAATGACATCAATGTGACTGAATATTAGGACCCTGCTGATTCAATCTATCAATGGTGTAATCAAAAGCGCCAACCAACTGCTTCCGAAATCTTGGGAGGTGTAGTCTTACTGTCTGATCCTCAAGATAGATCATCTTTGTGTATTGCCATCCCTTTCTGGTTACACTCCTTGGATCTTTAAGAACAGGATCATCCTTATCATACTTGTCATATAATGAGCTCTCTTTCGTAAGGATTTGGTATCCAATGTACTTCAACCCAAGCTTCTTTGCAGGTTCTCCATAATATGCCTCTGCTGCCCATTCAGTTCCGAGAGGAATGATTTGAATGAACACAGAACCAGGCTTCATGAACAGAAAATGTGTCATGGCAGCCCCATGAACCCCAATCATGACGTCACTCGAATTTAGAGCCCAATAAATCTCTGCTAACATTGTCCGGCTATCTGGCCTCAAAACTTGGACTTGAAACCCGACTTTCTCAGCCATTTTCACCAGAAAATTCTCATTTGTTATTGCCCTTGATCCATTTCGAGATATAATAACCAACTTCGGCTTATTAAATGGATGCTCTTGCACTTTTCTCCTGATTCTTGATGGTTTTTTCAACTTGGGAACAACAGAAAGCTTTGCATGTTCATACATTAGACTTCTGATCTGAGGCCGGTAAGCTCTGTCTAGGAGATTTCGAAACTCGACTATGCTCGCATTCCTTTCCATCAATGAAGAATCCACAGTCAGCTCATCGTGAATTTTCAAACCGACAATGGCTTCAGGGAAGCAATGAACTCTCTTATCAGTACGGAAATCTATTAAGGGATAATCTGAGAGATGGGAAAGAATGTCTGAATATTTCATGACCCACCAATTGTGAAATTCAAGAATGACGAACACAACCTTCTTGTTGAAATGTTGGGAAGTAATGTACAGTGGCATTATCCCATCATTAAATTCATGGTAGACGTTGCCGGTGTAGCCCCCGGTTGAGAAAAACACTGCTGGAACAtcatgttggacatcacatttaTGATGGTTCATGATCAGAGTGTTTTTCTTTGCAATGAGATCCAACTCATCAATGGTGTCCATAATATTTGTTTCCCATTTTCTGGTGTATGGTCTGATCTTTTCGTGTTGGAGATCCTCCTCATTCTTCACTGCTTCGTCTTGCGATTCGTAGACGAAGATAGAAGAGGAAGGCGAGTGTGTTCTTACATCCCCTTTCATGGTACAAACATCTGAACGGATACTGCTTCTATCACAACATATAGCTCCTGCAGTAACACAGACAATTTAATTACAACTAATTAGTGTAATTTATTTGAACACATAAGAAGACACAACTAGTTGTGAgagattgaaaaacaaaaacaagaagtgTATGAGATTTAGTAGAAACTaagggaaattctagtgtagtggtgggtatctgatacccacatttacaaaagtgagaacaaattttgttgtcaaagttgtaatttgagtcctactttgtgtaatcttagttctaataatggtaattacacatcttacgacattttacaagtttttgaacaaatttgttgtcaatgttgtaattttagttctaataatggtaattacacctcttacgacatttttacaagtttttgaacaaattcgttgtcaatgttgtaatttttgtttaattatatgtaaatagtgtaaatgaatatggtaacttttgttctcaatgttgtaattttggttcaaatacttgtaaatttttgttcaaatagttgtaaatgagggtatctcatacccaccagtacactagcttgtctcaGAAACTAAATCCCTAGCTTTGCTGGAGAACTGtaaaagaagatcaagaagaaaaacaaaatttcaatttcaggCAATTCGGTCTTATAAACTTCGATCACCCAAAGCAAAGCACCTGCGCGCATACCACAGAGCTATATTTTCATATTtgtttagtttctatttttggtcaacCCCCAGAAGTAAAGTCGTAGAACAAACTTGGTCTTCAAGGAATTCGTTGACCGATGAAGAGGTCAGGTCGAGTTGACACATAGGACTTCATGAGTTTTTTGATAAATCAAATGAAATCatatgacctttttttttttttttttttttgagaatcaTATGAACATTTTAgctataaaacaaaacaaaaaggatATTAGCCATAAATTAGTTGGGCTGCCAAGGTGACCGTGGATCATATGGGATCAAGTCTTTGATCCAGACATGAGCCTGCAATCAAAGTATCAAAGTGACAATGTTTATTAGTATCCAACCATCCACCAACTAATTATTAGTCTACTTTGATAGGTTTAATAGTCTAGGCTCGAGGCTAGACCGCAGCTAACTGCGCTGGGGCCATGAGAAAACGATGACGTTGATGAAACTAAATTTCTCCTTCAAATTTATAAcaatattgttttttctttttttctttttgtccgATCAATACTCTTTTGTTTATTAGATAAATAAGTATAATAGTACTGGATTGATGAAACTTTGAAAGGTACGTAATAACTTACAGCAGAAACAATCTAAAGAGAAAGCCAGAAGAGAAGCAGAAAGCACAAACCATTATTGACTGAAGAATAGAAGGGAGCCTTTGGGTCTATAACAGCAGCAGCAGTAATAGGGCCTTCGTTTTCTACTTGCGGTGATTCTACAAAAACACAGAAAGCTACATATTTATAAACAGATAAAACGTACACTTCGTAGCTAATAAATATGGGAAAACCAGCTGGGAGAGAAGAACTTACGTGAAAGAGAGAAAGTGGTGACAGAGGAAAATATCAGATGAGGGACTAATATGAAGCcacaagagagaagagagatgaaGAGAAAGGTGAGAAGCTTGGGCCTTGATCTTTTGTAGTAACCAGAGCTCGCACACTCCATTGCAAGACTCTGACCCTCCTCATCTTCATCCTCGGTAGGCTTTTCGCCTTTCCTGCGCTGGTGGTAtaccatttaatttcttttgcaGAAGGCTTGTAGTTTTTCTTATCTACTGTTTTCAGATTTCTGGGTTCAGCCTTTGATGTTAAGCCAGCTTCAACGCCAAACTTAAAGGAAACAGAAAGACGTACATAACAGAGAAagagagtatatatatatatatatatatatatatatatatatatatatatatatatggctaaTGAGATTGGTATGTGTTTATTGACATTAATTAGGTTTTGGTTTCTTCCTCAATAAGAGtgagaggaagatgaagatagGGAAATGAAAGGTAGGCTAATTGGGGGGAGTTCTTacctataaataaataaattaattaattaatatatatatatatagatatatatatatatatattcagggGAGGCTAAATAATTTTGTGGTATGCATGGAATAAAATAATGCAAGACGTTAGAAAGTCTAATCATTGGCCGTCGTATTCTGATTCTTGTGAAACCGTGATATTGGTGGATCAAGTAGCAAGAAGAGGATTATGTACCGGCAAACTAAAAAATTCGAAAATAACTAATTTGAGTTTAATAGTATTTGTCATGTGTATATCAAGAATGCCAAGCGCGCCATATAATGATTCAAAAACTGCCTGCTTCAGAACTAGCATTACGCTTAGATAGAGTCTAGCTGGTATTCTTTCTAGACTTTTAGCAGTGTTGGAATTTTTATTCTCCACAATGGTATTAACATCACtgaaaaaaggggaaaaaaacccttaaataagaaaatgTATTGAATGATCAATTTATCAAGTAGTTGCAATTTTAGAGTTTGAACAACTATTTGTTCGCTCACGGAACCCTAGGCTTCTTGAGTTCTTGCGTGTGTTTCAAGCTAGCGGCCGAAACCAACAGGGGTCCTTACTCCTT
Above is a genomic segment from Rosa chinensis cultivar Old Blush chromosome 3, RchiOBHm-V2, whole genome shotgun sequence containing:
- the LOC112193475 gene encoding xylan glycosyltransferase MUCI21 is translated as MVYHQRRKGEKPTEDEDEEGQSLAMECASSGYYKRSRPKLLTFLFISLLSCGFILVPHLIFSSVTTFSLSQSPQVENEGPITAAAVIDPKAPFYSSVNNGAICCDRSSIRSDVCTMKGDVRTHSPSSSIFVYESQDEAVKNEEDLQHEKIRPYTRKWETNIMDTIDELDLIAKKNTLIMNHHKCDVQHDVPAVFFSTGGYTGNVYHEFNDGIMPLYITSQHFNKKVVFVILEFHNWWVMKYSDILSHLSDYPLIDFRTDKRVHCFPEAIVGLKIHDELTVDSSLMERNASIVEFRNLLDRAYRPQIRSLMYEHAKLSVVPKLKKPSRIRRKVQEHPFNKPKLVIISRNGSRAITNENFLVKMAEKVGFQVQVLRPDSRTMLAEIYWALNSSDVMIGVHGAAMTHFLFMKPGSVFIQIIPLGTEWAAEAYYGEPAKKLGLKYIGYQILTKESSLYDKYDKDDPVLKDPRSVTRKGWQYTKMIYLEDQTVRLHLPRFRKQLVGAFDYTIDRLNQQGPNIQSH